Within Citrus sinensis cultivar Valencia sweet orange chromosome 1, DVS_A1.0, whole genome shotgun sequence, the genomic segment GCTGATAcaagaaatataaaacttgGTAAAGAGGGGCACTGTTATTGTATTAGAAACAACTTTCAGTCTGATGTGGTTGTTGCAAGTAGCATTGTAGATATGTATGCCAAATGTGAGAGAATTGACAATGCAAAACAGGTTTTTAACTCCATCATACTTAGAGATGTAGTGTTGTGGAATACGCTATTGGCAGCTTATGCAGACTTGGGGCGTAGTGGTGAGGCCTCGAGATTGTTCTATCAGATGCAGTTAGAGGGCATATCACCAAATATAATATCATGGAATTCTGTGATTTTGGGATTCCTTAGAAATGGCCAGATGAATGAGGCTAAGGATATGTTCTTGCAAATGCAGTCTCTTGGTGTCCAACCAAACTTAATCACTTGGACAACTCTTATTTCTGGGCTGACTCAGAACAGTTGTGGAAATGAGGCAATTCTGTTTTTCCAGGAAATGCTAGAAACTGGGATTAAACCCAGTACCACTACCATCACTTGTGCACTCTCAGCTTGCACCGATGTAGCATCTTTACGGAATGGAAGGGCCATTCATGGGTATCTCATTAGGCATGATCTTTGCTTGCTGACTCCAATTGTTACTTCTCTAGTGGACATGTATGCTAAATGTGGAAACATACATCAAGCAAAGAGGGTGTTTGATATTAGCCCAAGTAAGGAATTGCCTGTTTATAATGCAATGATATCTGGTTATGCAATGCATGGTCTAGCCGTAGAAGCTCTGGCATTATTTAAGAATTTGCAGCAGAAAGGTATAGACCCAGATAGCATAACCTTTACTAATATCTTGAATGCATGCAGCCATGCTGGGCTGGTAAATGAAGGTTTGGAGCTTTTTGTTGGCATGTTCTCTGATCACCAGGTCAAGCCAAGTATGGAGCATTTTGGATGTGTGGTTAATCTTCTTTCTCGGTGTGGTAACCTGGATGAAGCATTAAGGGTCATTCTCACAATGCCATGTGATCCAGATGCACATATAATAGGATCACTGCTTAGCACTTGTGTTAAAAGCAATGAGACTGAGCTAGCAGAATACATATCTGAACATCTATTACAATTGGAACCAGATAATCCAGGAAACTATGTGGCACTGTCAAACGCATATGCAGCATCTGGAAGGTGGAATGAGGTTTCACAAGTGAGAGacataatgaaagaaaagggCTTGAGGAAGAATCCTGGATGCAGCTggattcaaattggagaagaaCTTCATGTATTTGTTGCCTGCGATAGATCACATCCAAAAACAGAGGAAATTTATGCAACATTGGCTTTATTGGGAATGCATGTACGTTTGGTTTCTAAAGTTTTCTGCTCTTGAGCACGGCATTTTTCATATGCACTGATGTGAAGAATTTTTGAGAGCTCCAACAGATGAGCATGCTGTCTTTGTAAAAAGACTACAGAGTGCAGACAACTCAAGGGAACTGCACCATAAAGGATTAACATTTTGTTTGTCATATTGACTACCTGAATATGAAACCAAGCTCTGATAAAGGAAAAATCCAATTTAAGATAGATTTGGAAGGATAAGAGGAGAAAGTTAAAAGCTAACTATGGTGAGATCATCTTGCAATCTTCTGGCATTACTCATGACTGTAACCTTCATTTGAGAAGCTGGAAGCAAAGACTGTAATAGTTGGATTAAATGGCAGGAGCTGTCCCACTCTATCCAGACTGTGCTTTCCCTGAGTTTGAATTAAACAACGGCCATCAGTCTTTCTTGCTGCGACATTCCCAGACACTATTTTGTTGTCAGTGATCCACAAAAGCATAACTATTAACCAGGAACAAATATGTTGTCCTCGAAGTATGCATTCAAAATGATACTCAATGCTACAGTCGTACATAACTGAAAATAGTGCTCcagaaattttgaatatatcaAGTACTCTTTGCCGCCGCTGCGCTTTGTTTCCATTATGTTATGCTGCTGGCTGCTTGT encodes:
- the LOC112495469 gene encoding pentatricopeptide repeat-containing protein At5g55740, chloroplastic, with protein sequence MASFTFTTPPNPKFSHTKPQKPLKLSQTHLTKLRESDNSYESLYKSYFHQISSLSKEKQIREAVDLLTEMKCRNFQIGPEIYGELLQGCVYKRDMYTGQQIHARILKNGDFFARNEYVETKLVVFYAKCDALDVASRLFCRLRVKNVFSWAAIIGLNCRVGLSEKALIGFVEMKEDGVSPDNFVLPNVLKACGALGWVGFGRAVHGYVLKVGFDGCVFVASSLIDMYGKCGDLEEARKVFDGMIARNVVAWNSMIVGYVQNGLNEEAIRVFYEMTLEGVEPTRVSVTSLLSASANLDALDEGKQAHAVAVINGMELDNVLGSSIINFYSKVGLLEDAEVVFSRMVERDIVTWNLLIASYVQSGQVEKALNSCRLMRSEYLRFDCVTLASILAAAADTRNIKLGKEGHCYCIRNNFQSDVVVASSIVDMYAKCERIDNAKQVFNSIILRDVVLWNTLLAAYADLGRSGEASRLFYQMQLEGISPNIISWNSVILGFLRNGQMNEAKDMFLQMQSLGVQPNLITWTTLISGLTQNSCGNEAILFFQEMLETGIKPSTTTITCALSACTDVASLRNGRAIHGYLIRHDLCLLTPIVTSLVDMYAKCGNIHQAKRVFDISPSKELPVYNAMISGYAMHGLAVEALALFKNLQQKGIDPDSITFTNILNACSHAGLVNEGLELFVGMFSDHQVKPSMEHFGCVVNLLSRCGNLDEALRVILTMPCDPDAHIIGSLLSTCVKSNETELAEYISEHLLQLEPDNPGNYVALSNAYAASGRWNEVSQVRDIMKEKGLRKNPGCSWIQIGEELHVFVACDRSHPKTEEIYATLALLGMHVRLVSKVFCS